One window of Triticum dicoccoides isolate Atlit2015 ecotype Zavitan chromosome 5A, WEW_v2.0, whole genome shotgun sequence genomic DNA carries:
- the LOC119300162 gene encoding pentatricopeptide repeat-containing protein At5g14080-like yields the protein MAPPWSAPRQLLLHRLAAARAISSRAYPPPTSTPEAFHAHLAALAAPSRAGHPATLPSLLAALSRARAARLPLLPATRALAASALLRHGRLPDALAHFSLLPDSDAPPAPLGNSLLAALASSGSLAAALKVFGRMLSSGAELDTVGFGVFAKSVGRRDGLDEVLRLVNAVHHREGLINKSVVAAMVADGLCRERRIEDAWRALEDMRLRGWKPDFVAYRIVSEGFRLAERAEEEGRILKQKRKLGVAPRKVDYREVLLALVSGRQISDAKEMAEAIVLGDFPIDDDVLNLLVCSVSEVDADAAIMFCKFMIGKERLPSIQMLVQLCESLCKNGKGNEMWEMFRVLLDKGYCTSEREYHLVVSFLGKAGKVREAYDVIKEIKRKRLDPGISSYNSLMVALCRNDLLRPAKKLWDEMFTSGSSPNLQTYNILITKFAEIGESEQVQQLFDHMVKGVTPDSTTYTSVITMLCQENKYEQAEEIFSKSVAQDPKLASSVLTVFIIALCKQGGFKTALGVMSSLPSNIESSNSHVILLKCLTDVEEIEMASEHIKWIRRYCSSAFQNIMNELVASLSTSASLQPVRKLVCYLHSQGLVNEVGPWMKLIEDDYA from the exons ATGGCCCCACCGTGGTCCGCCCCGCGccagctcctcctccaccgcctcgccgccgcgcgcgccatctCCAGCCGGGCCTACCCGCCGCCCACCTCGACCCCGGAGGCCTTCCACGCGCACCTCGCGGCGCTCGCGGCGCCCTCCCGCGCGGGCCACCCGGCCACGCTCCCGTCCCTCCTCGCCGCGCTCTCCCGCGCCCGCGCCGCGCGGCTGCCGCTCCTCCCGGCCACCCGCGCGCTGGCGGCCTCCGCGCTCCTCCGCCACGGCCGCCTCCCCGACGCGCTCGCGCACTTCAGCCTCCTCCCGGACTCCGACGCGCCGCCCGCTCCGCTCGGCAACTCCCTGCTCGCCGCCCTCGCGTCGTCCGGGTCACTCGCCGCCGCGCTCAAGGTGTTCGGCAGAATGCTGTCCAGCGGCGCCGAGCTGGACACCGTCGGCTTCGGGGTGTTCGCGAAGAGTGTGGGCAGGAGGGACGGGCTGGACGAGGTCCTGCGGCTGGTGAACGCGGTGCATCATCGGGAGGGCTTGATCAACAAGTCTGTTGTCGCGGCGATGGTTGCCGACGGTCTGTGTCGGGAGCGCAGGATAGAGGATGCTTGGCGGGCTTTGGAGGATATGAGGTTACGTGGATGGAAGCCGGATTTTGTGGCGTACAGGATTGTGTCCGAGGGGTTCAGGTTAGCTGAAAGGGCAGAGGAGGAAGGGAGGATCTTGAAGCAGAAGAGGAAGCTCGGTGTTGCACCAAGGAAGGTGGACTACAGAGAGGTTTTGCTTGCGCTGGTGTCTGGCAGGCAGATTTCTGACGCGAAGGAGATGGCCGAGGCGATTGTATTAGGCGATTTCCCAATTGATGACGACGTGTTGAATCTCTTGGTGTGTTCGGTGTCCGAGGTTGATGCTGATGCTGCCATTATGTTCTGCAAGTTCATGATAGGGAAGGAGAGATTGCCAAGTATACAGATGCTCGTACAACTTTGCGAGAGCCTTTGCAAGAATGGCAAGGGCAATGAGATGTGGGAAATGTTTAGAGTGCTTTTGGATAAGGGCTATTGCACGAGTGAGAGGGAGTATCATTTGGTGGTGTCATTCTTGGGCAAGGCAGGGAAGGTCAGAGAGGCATATGATGTGATAAAGGAGATAAAAAGGAAGAGGCTCGATCCTGGCATTTCATCATACAATTCTCTCATGGTAGCACTCTGCAGAAATGACCTCCTTAGGCCTGCTAAGAAGTTGTGGGATGAGATGTTCACCAGTGGGTCTAGTCCAAATCTGCAGACCTACAATATACTTATAACAAAATTTGCAGAAATTGGTGAAAGTGAACAAGTCCAACAGCTGTTTGATCACATGGTCAAAGGAGTGACCCCAGATAGTACAACATACACATCAGTCATTACTATGTTGTGCCAAGAAAACAAATATGAACAGGCTGAGGAAATCTTCAGCAAATCTGTAGCGCAGGATCCTAAACTAGCTAGTTCAGTGTTAACTGTGTTTATCATTGCACTCTGTAAACAAG GTGGCTTCAAAACAGCATTGGGTGTTATGTCAAGTCTTCCATCCAATATTGAGAGCTCGAATTCACATGTTATTCTGTTGAAGTGCCTAACAGATGTTGAGGAAATTGAAATGGCTTCTGAACACATAAAGTGGATTAGACGCTACTGCAGCTCTGCTTTTCAGAATATAATGAATGAACTCGTGGCTTCTCTTTCCACTTCTGCTAGCCTTCAACCTGTCAGGAAATTGGTCTGTTATTTACATTCTCAGGGGCTTGTTAATGAAGTTGGCCCATGGATGAAGTTGATAGAAGATGATTATGCTTGA
- the LOC119303410 gene encoding actin-related protein 7-like, translated as MEAVVVDAGSKLLKAGIALPDQAPGLVMPSKMKTEVEENEVADGAAAVVEEVVHPVVRGFVKDWDAMEDLLTYVLYRNIGWEMGDEGQILFTEPLFTPKALREQLVQLMFEKFNVSGFYDSEQAVLSLYAVGRISGCTVDIGHGKIDIAPVFEGAVQHVASKRFEIGGTDLTNLFAQELKKSNPSVNIDISDVERLKEQYACCTEDQSAFEAIASTCQPETHTLPDGQVITIEKERYIVGEALFQPSILGLEDYGIVHQLITSVSNVASEYQKQLLENTMLCGGTVSMTGFEDRFQREANLSASAIRPTLVKAPEYMPEDLARHSAWLGGAILAKVVFPQNQHVTKGDYDETGPSIVHKKCF; from the exons atggaggcGGTGGTCGTCGACGCGGGGTCCAAGCTGCTGAAGGCCGGCATCGCGCTGCCCGACCAGGCCCCGGGGCTG GTGATGCCCTCCAAGATGAAGACGGAGGTGGAGGAGAACGAGGTGGCCGACGGCGcggcagcggtggtggaggaggtggTGCATCCGGTGGTGCGCGGTTTCGTCAAGGACTGGGACGCCATGGAGGACCTGCTCACCTACGTCCTCTACAGGAACATCGGCTGGGAGATGGGGGACGAGGGCCAGATCCTCTTCACCGAGCCACTCTTCACGCCCAAG GCTCTCCGGGAGCAATTAGTGCAACTTATGTTCGAAAAATTCAACGTATCAGGATTTTATGATTCTGAACAGGCTGTATTGTCCCTTTATGCTGTTGGTCGCATTTCGGGTTGTACGGTTGACATTGGACATGGGAAAATAG ATATTGCTCCAGTTTTTGAAGGTGCTGTTCAGCACGTAGCGTCGAAGAGATTTGAGATTGGAGGAACTGACTTGACAAACCTATTTGCACAAGAACTAAAGAAGTCCAACCCATCAGTAAACATTGATATTTCTGACGTTGAGAGGCTGAAAGAGCAGTATGCATGCTGCACAGAAGATCAGTCAGCCTTTGAAGCTATAGCAAGTACATGCCAGCCAGAAACTCACACTCTTCCAGATGGACAG GTTATAACAATTGAAAAAGAGCGCTATATAGTTGGCGAAGCTTTGTTTCAACCAAGCATCTTGGGCTTAGAAGATTATGGCATTGTCCACCAGCTAATTACTAGTGTTTCAAACGTCGCATCAGAGTACCAAAAGCAACTGCTGGAGAACACTATGTTATGTGGTGGCACTGTATCTATGACTG GTTTCGAGGACAGGTTTCAGAGAGAAGCGAATCTGTCTGCCTCCGCGATCCGCCCAACTCTTGTGAAG GCCCCGGAGTACATGCCGGAGGACCTGGCGCGGCACTCGGCGTGGCTGGGCGGCGCGATCCTGGCCAAGGTGGTCTTCCCCCAGAACCAGCATGTGACCAAGGGCGACTACGACGAGACTGGCCCGTCCATCGTCCACAAGAAGTGCTTCTGA